In Pedobacter sp. W3I1, one DNA window encodes the following:
- a CDS encoding SelT/SelW/SelH family protein yields the protein MEKALVNITYCPKCGWMLRSAYMAQEILTTFVDDVKGVTLIPSKTSGVFTVHVGEKLIFDRKQMQRFPEIKELKQLIRDEVNPNMNLGHSDVK from the coding sequence ATGGAGAAAGCACTTGTTAATATAACCTATTGTCCCAAATGTGGCTGGATGTTGCGTTCGGCTTACATGGCGCAAGAAATTTTAACCACTTTTGTAGACGATGTGAAGGGCGTAACTTTAATTCCAAGTAAAACATCGGGCGTTTTTACTGTTCATGTTGGCGAGAAACTAATTTTCGACAGAAAGCAGATGCAACGTTTTCCTGAAATTAAGGAACTAAAACAGCTTATTCGTGATGAAGTGAATCCGAACATGAACCTTGGGCACTCTGATGTTAAATAA
- a CDS encoding BNR repeat-containing protein: protein MYQSLNKSIFLICAFVGISLMSVAQEIQLSTIASNGWANNSVNTVIFRKNSLISFKDSQYAAYYDHEQNVVLAKRKMGSSRWILVTTPYKGDATDAHKSISIMIDGDGFLHIAWGQHNNNLNYAKSVSAGSLILGNKAVMLAAKENKVSYPEFYKLANGDLLFFYRDGGSGNGNLMINRYSLKTKKWTRVQDGMIDGEGERNAYWQVAVDQAGTIHLSWVWRESPDVASNHDLCYAKSTDGGLTWLKSSNEKYNLPITAANAEYAIRIPQKSELINQTSMFADAKGNVFIAGYWRDINETIPQYHLVFKTDNHWKVSNLNFRKTAFSLSGGGTKQIPISRPQIIVWPNGKHYAAGLLFRDAERGNKVSIALNDQLGQGKWKIKDLTQKSVGDWEPSYDTELWKSKGILSLFLQHVTQIDGEGKASQAPTIVQALDWKPKNN from the coding sequence ATGTATCAATCCCTAAATAAAAGTATATTTCTCATCTGCGCATTCGTCGGCATCAGCCTGATGAGCGTTGCGCAAGAAATACAACTGAGTACCATTGCCAGTAATGGCTGGGCCAATAACTCGGTAAATACTGTTATTTTTCGTAAAAATTCTTTAATCAGTTTTAAGGATAGCCAGTATGCCGCTTATTATGATCATGAACAAAATGTGGTATTGGCCAAACGCAAAATGGGGTCAAGCCGCTGGATATTAGTTACCACGCCCTATAAAGGTGATGCTACCGACGCCCATAAATCAATAAGTATTATGATAGATGGCGATGGTTTCCTTCATATTGCCTGGGGCCAGCATAACAACAATTTAAATTATGCCAAATCGGTTTCAGCAGGTTCGTTAATCTTAGGAAATAAGGCCGTTATGCTTGCTGCAAAGGAAAATAAGGTCAGTTATCCCGAATTTTATAAGCTGGCCAATGGCGATCTATTGTTTTTTTACCGTGATGGAGGCTCTGGAAATGGAAACCTGATGATCAACCGTTATAGCCTGAAGACCAAAAAGTGGACACGTGTGCAGGATGGGATGATTGATGGCGAAGGTGAACGAAATGCATATTGGCAGGTTGCTGTAGATCAGGCTGGAACCATTCATTTATCGTGGGTATGGCGCGAAAGCCCTGATGTAGCCAGTAACCATGATTTATGTTATGCCAAATCTACTGATGGGGGGCTAACCTGGTTAAAATCTAGCAATGAAAAATATAATCTTCCTATAACGGCGGCCAATGCTGAATATGCAATTAGAATTCCGCAGAAAAGTGAGCTGATCAACCAAACATCGATGTTTGCTGATGCCAAAGGCAATGTATTTATTGCTGGTTATTGGCGCGATATAAACGAGACTATACCCCAATATCATTTGGTTTTTAAAACAGATAACCATTGGAAAGTAAGCAACCTTAATTTTAGAAAAACAGCTTTTAGTTTAAGTGGAGGCGGCACCAAACAGATTCCGATTTCGCGGCCACAGATTATCGTTTGGCCAAATGGAAAACATTATGCTGCGGGATTGTTGTTTAGAGATGCTGAACGAGGTAACAAAGTTTCAATTGCTTTGAACGATCAGCTTGGACAAGGAAAGTGGAAGATTAAAGATCTTACTCAAAAAAGCGTTGGCGATTGGGAACCCAGTTACGATACCGAGCTTTGGAAAAGCAAAGGGATTTTGAGCCTGTTTCTGCAGCATGTTACCCAGATAGATGGAGAAGGAAAGGCCAGCCAGGCACCAACAATAGTGCAGGCCTTAGATTGGAAACCGAAAAATAATTAA
- a CDS encoding DUF2264 domain-containing protein: MKLRNIYVIVLLITLIGGTAFAQKKSKNTKNLMLSDRQFWLQQMDRMVKPVLYNLAKDSLRIAMPKVTSIHIDNKEHRIKVQYVEVMGRVLSGIAPWLQLEGGSAEEVALRKQYRGWAIQGLKNALDSNAKDFMNFDIGGQQLVDASYVALALVRAPWLWENLDKKNQELMMKSIVTTRRFKPVFSNWLLFSAMNEAFLARFGYSWDPMRVDYALQQMEQWYTGDGMYTDGTSFAFDYYNSYVIHPYLATLANIIGAKTNSYKEMFEKIKKRNERYAIIQERLINADGTYPATGRSIIYRGAAFHHLADMAWRKALPKQLSPAQVRCALTAVIKKTLESPTTYKNGWLTIGLYGDQPNLGDFYNNQGSPYIASNIFLPLGLPESDPFWANPAEKWSAQKIWSGENFENDHSASLK, encoded by the coding sequence ATGAAATTAAGAAATATCTACGTTATAGTTTTACTCATCACATTGATTGGCGGAACTGCTTTTGCCCAAAAGAAAAGTAAAAACACCAAGAATTTGATGTTAAGCGATCGGCAGTTTTGGTTGCAGCAGATGGACAGAATGGTAAAACCAGTTTTGTATAACCTGGCTAAAGACAGCCTGCGTATTGCAATGCCAAAAGTCACCTCCATCCATATTGATAATAAAGAACACCGTATTAAAGTACAGTATGTTGAGGTTATGGGCAGGGTTTTAAGTGGTATTGCGCCATGGTTACAGTTAGAAGGAGGTTCGGCAGAAGAAGTGGCTTTAAGGAAACAATACCGCGGGTGGGCCATTCAAGGACTAAAAAATGCTTTAGATTCTAATGCTAAAGATTTTATGAATTTCGATATCGGTGGGCAACAACTGGTAGATGCTTCTTATGTTGCATTGGCTTTGGTCCGTGCACCTTGGTTATGGGAAAATCTGGACAAGAAGAACCAGGAACTGATGATGAAATCTATTGTAACTACCAGGAGATTCAAACCTGTGTTTTCTAATTGGTTACTGTTCTCAGCAATGAACGAAGCATTTTTAGCCAGATTCGGTTACAGCTGGGATCCTATGCGGGTTGATTATGCGCTGCAACAAATGGAGCAATGGTACACAGGTGATGGAATGTACACCGATGGAACATCTTTCGCCTTCGATTATTACAATAGTTATGTTATCCACCCTTATCTGGCTACTTTGGCCAATATCATTGGTGCTAAAACGAATAGTTATAAAGAGATGTTCGAGAAGATTAAAAAGCGTAATGAACGGTATGCCATCATTCAGGAAAGATTAATCAATGCCGATGGTACTTATCCTGCAACTGGTCGCTCTATCATTTATCGTGGCGCTGCATTTCATCATTTGGCCGATATGGCCTGGAGAAAAGCATTGCCAAAACAGTTAAGTCCAGCTCAGGTACGTTGCGCATTAACCGCGGTAATCAAAAAAACTTTAGAGAGTCCAACTACTTATAAAAATGGCTGGTTAACAATAGGCTTATATGGCGATCAGCCCAATCTTGGCGATTTCTATAACAACCAGGGCAGCCCGTACATTGCTTCAAACATCTTTTTGCCGTTGGGTTTGCCAGAATCAGATCCTTTTTGGGCCAACCCGGCTGAGAAATGGAGCGCACAAAAGATCTGGAGTGGTGAAAATTTTGAGAACGACCACAGTGCCAGTTTAAAATAA
- a CDS encoding SRPBCC domain-containing protein, with protein sequence MKKNALIASVEINQPINLVWKIWNEPEHIARWNAPSDEWINKKIENNLIEGGGFLYVMAKKDGTESFDFSGTYTEIIEHERIVYTLDDERKSLITFTGSNPVTLTEIFEPVEGLDLTMQQKFCQSGLNQLKTYAESAL encoded by the coding sequence ATGAAAAAGAATGCCTTAATAGCCAGTGTTGAGATAAACCAGCCGATTAACCTGGTTTGGAAAATCTGGAATGAACCAGAACATATTGCCAGGTGGAATGCTCCGTCAGACGAATGGATCAACAAGAAAATTGAAAATAACCTGATAGAAGGGGGTGGTTTTTTATACGTTATGGCCAAAAAAGACGGAACTGAAAGTTTTGATTTTAGCGGAACTTACACAGAAATAATTGAGCATGAACGAATTGTTTATACATTAGACGATGAGCGGAAAAGCCTGATCACTTTTACTGGAAGTAACCCTGTTACCCTTACCGAAATCTTTGAACCTGTTGAAGGCCTTGATTTGACCATGCAACAGAAATTCTGTCAATCGGGACTGAACCAGCTTAAAACATACGCGGAATCAGCATTATAG
- a CDS encoding family 43 glycosylhydrolase, translating into MKYPIIKYNFSLLAVLFLVSVNLVQAQSKKTAQVFKANTAYLFTYFTGNTKAEEAIRFAVSTDGYHYKALNNNNPVISSEKISSTGGVRDPHILRGEDGKTFYMVATDMVSANGWNSNRAMVLLKSKDLIHWTSAVVNIQKRFPNNENLLRVWAPQTIYDKTAKKYMIYWSMKHGDDPDKIYYAYANADFTDLEIVPKQLFFSPTNGSCIDGDIIYDNGKYNLFFKTEGNGNGIKKAVSNQLTKGYVQQDKYLQQTKEAVEGAGVFKLNHSDEYILMYDVYMKGRYQFTKSKDLANFSVVDQDITMDFHPRHGTILPINQQELSRLLNQWYTVESVLLSGQNKAINQNNVVLDSVNKKLYLPVNDGTDLKAFDPQFNTFNQISIAPKGKLDFTKGSMKIKVCIANQQPETYEVSVAVANNPVLKGYYADPEILYSNKTGKYYIYPTSDGFNNWSGTYFKSFSSTDLVNWTDEGKILDLEKDVSWAKKNAWAPTIIEKKVNGGYKYYYYFTAAQKIGVAVADHPAGPFKDSGKALISGKPKGVKGGQEIDPDVFNDPKTGKSYLYWGNGYMAVAPLNDDMVSIDTNAIKIITPNNGFREGTEVFYRNGKYYFLWSEDDTRSENYRVRYGFSDSPTEKITIPENNLILAKDVTQGIYGTGHNSVIKVNGKDEWYMVYHRFTRPKGISMGRAAGYNREVCIDKMEFNADGTIKPVVPTVNGIKPIQ; encoded by the coding sequence ATGAAATATCCCATTATAAAATATAACTTTTCACTGCTTGCTGTTTTGTTCCTGGTATCCGTAAATCTGGTGCAGGCACAAAGCAAAAAAACGGCTCAAGTATTCAAAGCAAACACCGCTTATTTATTTACCTATTTTACTGGAAACACTAAAGCAGAGGAAGCCATTCGCTTTGCGGTGAGTACGGATGGTTACCACTACAAAGCTTTAAACAATAATAACCCGGTCATTTCTTCCGAAAAGATCAGCAGTACTGGAGGCGTACGCGATCCGCATATTTTACGCGGCGAAGATGGCAAAACCTTTTATATGGTGGCTACTGATATGGTTTCGGCAAATGGGTGGAATTCAAACAGGGCCATGGTATTACTTAAATCGAAAGATCTGATCCATTGGACATCGGCCGTTGTTAATATTCAAAAACGTTTTCCAAATAACGAAAACTTACTACGCGTTTGGGCGCCACAGACCATTTACGATAAAACTGCTAAAAAATACATGATTTATTGGTCGATGAAGCATGGTGATGATCCTGATAAAATTTATTATGCTTACGCCAACGCTGATTTTACTGACCTGGAAATCGTTCCGAAGCAACTTTTTTTTAGTCCAACCAATGGCTCTTGTATTGATGGTGACATTATTTACGATAATGGAAAATACAATTTGTTCTTTAAAACAGAAGGTAATGGCAATGGCATTAAAAAAGCAGTTTCTAATCAACTAACCAAAGGTTATGTGCAACAGGATAAATATCTACAACAGACCAAAGAGGCTGTAGAAGGAGCTGGTGTTTTTAAACTGAACCATAGCGACGAATATATCCTGATGTACGATGTATATATGAAAGGCCGCTATCAGTTTACCAAAAGCAAAGATCTGGCAAATTTTAGTGTAGTGGATCAGGATATCACAATGGATTTTCACCCCAGGCACGGAACTATTTTACCTATTAATCAACAAGAGCTAAGCCGGTTGCTCAATCAATGGTATACTGTTGAATCTGTTTTGCTAAGCGGACAAAATAAGGCAATTAACCAAAATAATGTTGTTTTAGACAGTGTGAACAAAAAACTTTATTTGCCTGTAAACGATGGAACAGATTTAAAGGCTTTTGACCCGCAGTTTAATACCTTTAATCAAATCAGTATCGCGCCAAAAGGAAAACTGGATTTTACTAAAGGTTCCATGAAAATTAAGGTGTGCATTGCCAATCAACAACCTGAAACTTATGAAGTAAGCGTTGCAGTAGCCAATAACCCTGTATTAAAAGGTTATTATGCCGATCCCGAGATTTTATACTCCAATAAAACAGGTAAATATTACATCTATCCAACTAGCGATGGTTTTAACAACTGGAGTGGTACCTATTTTAAAAGTTTTTCATCAACAGATCTTGTTAACTGGACAGATGAAGGTAAAATATTAGACCTCGAAAAAGACGTTTCATGGGCGAAAAAGAATGCCTGGGCACCTACCATTATCGAAAAGAAAGTGAATGGCGGGTATAAGTATTACTACTATTTCACAGCTGCGCAGAAAATTGGGGTAGCTGTTGCTGATCATCCCGCCGGTCCGTTTAAAGATAGCGGTAAGGCTTTAATTTCGGGCAAGCCAAAAGGAGTTAAAGGGGGGCAGGAAATTGATCCTGATGTATTTAACGACCCTAAAACCGGTAAAAGTTATCTGTATTGGGGCAATGGGTATATGGCTGTTGCACCATTAAATGACGATATGGTTTCGATTGATACCAATGCGATTAAAATCATTACGCCAAACAATGGTTTTAGAGAAGGTACCGAAGTTTTCTATCGTAACGGAAAGTATTACTTCTTATGGTCGGAAGATGATACACGGAGCGAAAATTATAGGGTACGTTATGGCTTTTCTGATTCGCCTACAGAAAAAATAACCATTCCGGAAAATAATCTGATTCTGGCAAAAGACGTAACACAAGGCATTTACGGAACAGGGCACAATAGTGTAATCAAAGTTAACGGAAAAGATGAATGGTACATGGTTTACCATCGCTTTACCAGACCAAAAGGCATTTCGATGGGAAGAGCTGCCGGTTATAACCGCGAGGTTTGCATTGATAAGATGGAATTTAACGCTGATGGAACGATTAAACCTGTCGTACCAACAGTAAATGGCATTAAACCAATACAGTAA
- a CDS encoding two-component regulator propeller domain-containing protein, with translation MGAGICFAQSSTIPPLKYLGVESGLSNNVVNSLYLDHFGFMWMGTYDGLNRYDGYHFKVFRNGWGDQHSLVNNHITVLNGDANNRVWVGTQKGVSYYDYADSRFHQLIYLDKGKKNEVNFAINSIAISQALTVYVATEEKGLFRLKKNSSAAERIPFGKNFDYTVKALYIDEDQTLWLFIKDVGLCRYDNDKNTLRLVTTAVRSVTCITKGTNQTLWVGTERGLFQFDKAKGSLARFNQHLSNENIMSLLFDRKQKLWISTDGGGIAVYDAKNQKTNYLSAGKEKGLLSSNSVAQVYEDRESRKWIATLRGGVNIIDPENEQFTTIKHDPLKSNSLINNFVLSFSEDENKNIWIGTDGGGLSVWNRKQNTFTNYAKTSDQNSLTSNFVTSILNDADHNVWVASFSGGIDRFNKTTGKFIHYNCYNTFKGVDDINIWKLYQDKQQNIWVGTTKGGALYRYNKSADKFELFDYKLKDIHSLFQDSKGRLWAGNYTELIEIDPINKKHRYTKINFAIRAIQEDFNHQLWIGTEGGGLLLFDPETKKIKRYIQSDGLPSNSVLNILQDTQGNLWCSTYNGLSKFDVKHHSFKNYYATDGLQSNQFNYNAALKLANGNFLFGGIGGFNLFSPDSIKKNKRIPKMVLTDFRINNIPLDQDSSYNDISVVNLERIEIPFSAAVISIDYAAIEFSFQGQISYAYYLEGWDRDWNYVNKLSTAYYSRLNEGEYKLHIKSTDTEGAWSNNEKIVIIKILPPWYRTWWAYTIYLIIGSSLFYLFQTYRNRQRRLKHEVEITNLKMEREKDLNEKKLNFFTNISHELRTPLTLIVNPIKDIIHKKDPGQEKNDLNVVYRNSRRLLSLVDQLLLFRKTESENDALKIVRINLYKFTNEIFLCFNYLAKQNHIEYTFECEEEELDIYADKDKLEIVFFNLLSNALKFTPKGGFVKFSVKTLGMRVQVEVSDSGPGIPSHVGEKLFDKFYKVMSNESLKMGFGIGLYLAKNFVELHKGKISFRSNQGMGTIFLIDIPVGEPNLQHSGVFQNELTYVNELIAQEEEAENNDAENLGNLELLISDLHSILVIDDNPEIIDYIRHIFQDNFKIYKADNGTDGLKLCKEYLPDIVISDVNMDGLNGIELCKAIKDDSALSHIPVILLTGDPSPEIKLKGIEVGAYDFISKPFDKELFTAKINSIIKNRTNLQSYFYNEITLKSDAHKVSQEDKGFLQKCIMIIEENLMEDSFNVKTLASDLGMSHSNLYKRIKATSGQSINGFIRFIRLRKAAELLINTNLNINEAAFRVGINDSKYFREQFQKLFKLTPSEFIKKHRKSFHKYYNINGTT, from the coding sequence ATGGGCGCAGGTATTTGTTTTGCCCAATCTTCAACTATTCCCCCCCTTAAATATTTGGGGGTAGAAAGTGGGCTGTCTAACAATGTGGTAAATTCTTTGTATCTGGATCATTTCGGGTTTATGTGGATGGGTACCTATGACGGATTAAACCGTTACGATGGCTATCACTTTAAGGTCTTCAGAAACGGATGGGGAGATCAACATTCATTGGTAAATAACCATATTACTGTACTGAATGGAGATGCCAATAACAGGGTTTGGGTAGGTACGCAAAAGGGAGTTTCATATTACGATTATGCCGATTCCAGGTTTCATCAATTGATTTATCTGGATAAAGGCAAAAAAAATGAGGTAAATTTTGCTATTAATTCCATTGCAATAAGTCAGGCTTTAACGGTGTATGTGGCTACTGAAGAAAAAGGCCTGTTCAGGCTCAAAAAAAATAGCAGTGCAGCAGAACGGATACCATTTGGTAAAAATTTCGATTATACTGTAAAAGCTTTATATATCGATGAAGATCAAACCCTCTGGCTTTTTATAAAAGATGTAGGGCTTTGCAGGTATGATAATGATAAAAATACGCTCCGTTTAGTAACCACTGCCGTACGCTCAGTAACTTGCATTACAAAAGGTACTAACCAAACGCTTTGGGTTGGAACAGAACGCGGACTTTTTCAGTTTGATAAAGCCAAAGGCAGCCTCGCAAGGTTTAACCAGCATTTAAGTAATGAGAATATTATGAGTTTGTTGTTTGATCGGAAACAAAAACTCTGGATTTCGACTGATGGAGGAGGAATTGCCGTTTACGATGCAAAAAATCAAAAAACAAATTACCTGTCTGCAGGAAAAGAAAAAGGCTTACTGAGCAGTAATTCTGTCGCCCAGGTTTACGAAGACCGCGAATCTAGAAAGTGGATTGCAACCTTACGTGGTGGGGTTAATATCATTGATCCGGAAAACGAGCAGTTTACTACTATTAAACATGATCCATTAAAAAGCAATTCCTTAATTAATAATTTTGTGCTCTCCTTTAGTGAAGATGAAAACAAAAACATTTGGATCGGGACTGATGGAGGCGGTTTAAGTGTTTGGAACCGAAAGCAAAATACTTTTACCAATTATGCTAAAACCAGCGATCAAAACTCCTTAACCAGTAATTTTGTTACCAGTATTTTAAACGATGCAGACCATAACGTTTGGGTGGCCAGTTTTAGCGGAGGGATAGATCGTTTTAATAAAACAACCGGAAAATTTATCCACTATAACTGTTATAATACCTTTAAAGGCGTTGATGATATTAATATCTGGAAGCTTTATCAAGACAAACAACAAAATATTTGGGTAGGTACCACAAAAGGTGGTGCATTATACCGTTACAATAAAAGCGCTGATAAATTTGAACTTTTCGATTATAAACTAAAGGATATTCATAGCCTGTTCCAGGATTCGAAAGGCAGGCTTTGGGCAGGGAATTATACCGAACTGATCGAAATAGATCCAATAAACAAGAAACATCGTTATACGAAGATCAACTTTGCCATTAGGGCCATACAGGAAGATTTTAATCATCAATTATGGATCGGCACGGAAGGTGGTGGTTTGTTGCTTTTTGATCCGGAAACTAAAAAAATAAAGCGGTATATCCAGAGTGATGGATTGCCAAGTAATTCGGTGCTCAATATCCTTCAGGATACACAAGGTAATTTATGGTGCAGTACATACAATGGCTTATCGAAATTTGATGTTAAGCACCATAGCTTTAAAAACTATTATGCTACCGATGGTTTACAAAGCAATCAGTTTAATTATAATGCAGCATTAAAGCTTGCAAACGGTAACTTTTTATTTGGTGGGATTGGCGGTTTCAACTTGTTTTCGCCCGATAGCATTAAAAAAAATAAACGGATACCTAAAATGGTACTGACCGATTTTAGGATCAATAATATTCCGCTTGATCAGGATTCGAGTTATAACGATATCTCTGTTGTTAATTTAGAGCGTATAGAAATTCCATTTAGTGCTGCAGTGATTTCTATCGATTATGCGGCTATAGAATTCTCTTTTCAGGGACAGATTTCTTACGCCTATTACCTCGAGGGGTGGGACAGAGACTGGAATTATGTAAACAAATTAAGTACAGCCTATTATTCCAGGTTAAATGAAGGTGAATATAAGCTGCACATTAAAAGTACCGATACTGAAGGCGCCTGGAGCAACAATGAAAAGATCGTAATAATTAAGATTTTACCACCCTGGTACCGTACCTGGTGGGCTTATACAATTTACCTTATTATAGGGTCTTCTCTGTTTTATCTTTTTCAAACCTATCGCAACCGCCAGAGAAGATTGAAACACGAAGTAGAGATTACCAACCTTAAAATGGAGCGCGAAAAGGATCTGAATGAGAAAAAACTGAATTTCTTTACCAATATTTCGCACGAGCTGAGAACGCCGTTAACCTTAATTGTTAATCCGATTAAAGATATTATCCATAAGAAAGACCCGGGACAAGAGAAGAACGATTTAAATGTAGTTTACCGCAATTCGAGGCGTTTATTAAGCCTGGTAGATCAGTTATTGCTCTTTAGAAAAACGGAAAGCGAGAATGATGCCTTAAAAATTGTAAGGATTAACCTGTACAAGTTTACCAACGAGATTTTCCTCTGCTTTAATTATTTAGCAAAACAGAACCATATCGAATATACTTTTGAGTGCGAGGAAGAAGAGCTGGATATTTATGCAGATAAAGATAAACTCGAAATTGTTTTTTTTAACCTGCTCTCTAATGCACTTAAGTTTACCCCAAAAGGCGGTTTTGTGAAATTTAGTGTGAAAACACTTGGTATGCGTGTGCAGGTTGAGGTAAGTGATAGTGGTCCGGGCATACCGTCGCATGTGGGTGAAAAATTGTTCGATAAATTTTATAAGGTAATGTCGAACGAATCGCTAAAGATGGGTTTCGGTATTGGGCTTTACCTGGCTAAAAACTTTGTAGAATTGCATAAAGGAAAAATTTCTTTTCGCTCCAATCAGGGGATGGGTACCATATTTTTGATCGATATTCCGGTTGGAGAGCCAAACTTGCAACACAGCGGTGTTTTTCAAAACGAATTAACCTATGTAAATGAGCTCATTGCGCAAGAGGAAGAAGCAGAAAATAATGATGCCGAGAATCTGGGAAACCTCGAATTGCTCATCTCAGATTTACACTCGATTTTAGTTATTGATGATAACCCCGAAATTATCGATTACATCAGGCACATTTTTCAGGATAACTTCAAAATTTACAAGGCCGATAACGGTACCGATGGACTAAAACTCTGTAAAGAATATTTGCCTGATATCGTCATATCTGATGTAAACATGGATGGCCTTAACGGTATCGAACTCTGTAAAGCGATTAAAGACGATTCTGCCCTGAGTCATATTCCGGTAATTCTGCTAACCGGCGACCCTAGTCCGGAAATCAAACTTAAAGGAATCGAAGTGGGTGCCTACGATTTTATCAGTAAACCCTTCGATAAAGAGCTTTTTACGGCCAAAATTAATAGCATTATTAAAAACAGGACCAATCTTCAGTCTTATTTCTACAATGAAATCACCTTGAAGAGTGATGCCCACAAGGTATCACAAGAGGATAAGGGCTTTCTTCAAAAATGTATCATGATTATCGAAGAAAATTTGATGGAAGACAGCTTTAATGTAAAAACACTGGCATCTGATCTTGGAATGAGCCATTCTAATCTCTATAAAAGAATCAAAGCTACTTCTGGCCAATCGATAAATGGTTTTATTCGTTTTATCAGGTTAAGAAAGGCTGCCGAATTGTTAATCAATACCAATTTAAATATTAACGAAGCCGCCTTCAGGGTAGGAATAAATGATAGTAAATATTTTAGAGAGCAGTTTCAAAAGTTGTTTAAGTTGACGCCATCTGAGTTTATTAAGAAACATCGGAAAAGCTTTCATAAATATTATAATATTAATGGTACTACATAA
- a CDS encoding glycoside hydrolase family 88 protein, producing MNLRLYQPLFLLLFLSNIVVNAQTSTSKEEVLEMINRANTYWQNNNKPEVRAFWDHAAYHTGNMEVYRITKNEAYRKYSEDWAVHNQWMGAKSTDKSNWKYKYGETDEYVLFGDWQICFQTYIDLYQLKPEENKIARAKEVMQYEMSTPNNDYWWWADGLYMVMPVMTKLYKVTGDQKYLDKLYEYFMYANSIMYDKKEKLYYRDAKYVYPKHKSVNGKKDFWARGDGWVFAGLAKVLKDLPLNDPHRNEYVTRYKNMAKAIVKSQQTEGYWTRSILDPQHAPGPETSGTAFFTYGLLWGINNGYLKEKTYLPAAQKAWAYLSKTALQPNGKLGYVQPIGEKAIPGQVVDVNSTANFGVGAFLLAGCEMYRHLSNQN from the coding sequence ATGAATTTAAGATTATATCAACCCCTTTTCTTATTGTTGTTTTTGAGCAACATTGTCGTAAATGCCCAAACTTCAACTTCAAAAGAGGAAGTGCTCGAAATGATCAATCGCGCAAATACCTATTGGCAAAACAACAATAAACCTGAAGTGCGTGCTTTTTGGGATCATGCTGCCTACCATACGGGCAATATGGAAGTTTATAGAATTACCAAAAACGAAGCTTACCGTAAATATTCAGAAGATTGGGCCGTTCACAACCAATGGATGGGTGCAAAATCAACTGATAAATCCAACTGGAAATATAAATATGGCGAAACCGATGAATATGTGCTGTTTGGCGATTGGCAAATCTGCTTTCAAACCTATATCGATCTATATCAGTTAAAACCCGAAGAAAATAAAATCGCAAGGGCAAAAGAGGTAATGCAATACGAAATGAGCACACCTAATAACGATTATTGGTGGTGGGCCGATGGTTTATACATGGTAATGCCGGTGATGACTAAACTTTATAAAGTAACGGGCGATCAAAAATACCTGGATAAACTTTACGAATATTTTATGTATGCCAACAGCATTATGTACGATAAAAAAGAAAAGCTTTATTACCGTGATGCCAAATACGTTTATCCAAAACATAAAAGTGTAAACGGAAAGAAAGATTTTTGGGCAAGAGGCGATGGTTGGGTATTTGCAGGTTTGGCAAAGGTTTTAAAAGATTTGCCCCTTAACGATCCACATCGCAACGAATATGTAACCAGGTATAAAAATATGGCCAAAGCAATCGTTAAAAGCCAGCAAACAGAAGGCTATTGGACCAGAAGCATTCTTGATCCGCAACATGCTCCGGGACCAGAAACCAGTGGAACAGCCTTTTTTACTTATGGTTTGTTATGGGGAATAAACAATGGCTACTTAAAAGAAAAAACCTATCTGCCTGCGGCACAAAAAGCATGGGCATATCTATCCAAAACAGCATTACAGCCTAACGGTAAACTGGGTTATGTACAACCGATAGGAGAGAAAGCCATTCCAGGTCAGGTGGTTGATGTAAATTCTACCGCGAATTTCGGCGTAGGTGCCTTTTTATTGGCGGGCTGCGAAATGTATCGCCACTTATCAAACCAGAATTAA